Sequence from the Amycolatopsis sp. NBC_00345 genome:
ACGATGCCGATCGACCGGCTGGTCGCGAAGATCTGGTTGCCGATCAGGCTGCCGAGGAACGCGCCGCACACCGCGGCGATCACACCGACGGCCATCGTCTCGGCGAGCACCATGCGGTGCACCTGCTTCGGCGTCGCGCCGGTGGCCCGCAGCAGCGCGATCTCCTGCTGCCGCTGCCGCACGGTCAGGCCGATCGTCGCGGAGACGACCAGCGCCATGACCACCAGCACCATGCCGCCGAACACCGCGGCCAGCAGGATGAGCGGGAGCTGGCTGGAGTCCACGCCGAGGAACTCGGCCGAACCGCGGTCGTCGCCGGTCAGCACGCTGACACCGCCGACGTCTCCGGCGATGCGCGCGGCCAGCTCGCCCGCGTCCACGCCGTCGGCGGGGAACACGCCGACCAGGTCGACGCGCCCCGGATGGGTGGCGAACCGCTGCGCGTCAGCGGCCGAGAAGAAGAACGCGGGCGCCCGCACGGCCTGGCCCGGCTCGGCGATCCCGGCGACGGTGAAGGACTGCTGTTGGCCGTCCACCACCAGATCCACCTTCGCGCCGGCCGCGACACCGGCCGCGCTCGCGGTGGCCGAGTCGAGCACGACCTGGCCCGGCGCCGTGGGCTTCGAGCCCTCGCGCACCGTGTAGCCGCCGAGTGCGGCGGAGTCCCAGCCGTGCCCCGAAGGCACCGACGCGGCCGAAACCTGCGGCGAGCCGTTATGCAGGAGCACCGCGGGGAAGGAGACGTCCGGCACCGCGCGCCCCACGCCCTGCACCCCGGCGATCTTGGCGACCTGGTCCTCGGGCAGCCCGGCACGCTCGGCGTACGGGACCACTTCCGACTCTTCGTCGGGCAGCTTGAACCCCGACGACCCGCCGACCACGACCGGCGCCGACGCGAGCCGCTCCGGCTTCGCCTGCAGCACGATGGCCGTCTCGAACAGCCCGGCGCACGCGATCAGCAACCCGCAGCCGATCAGGATCGCGATGAAGGACGCGAGCGAGGCCGCCACGCGGAACCGCAGGCTGGCCAGCGCCAGGTTGAGCACCACCCTCCGCGAACTCACGGCTGCCTCCGCGCCTTGGCCCGCGCGCCCAGCTGCGCCAGCATCGAGGCGACGGCCTCCACGCCCGGGGAAGCCAGCTGGGTGACGACCTGGCCGTCCACCAGGAACAGCACGTTGTCCGCGAAGGACGCCGCCACCGGGTCGTGCGTGACCATCACGATGGTCTGCCCCGCGCGCACCAGTTCACGCATCAGGTTCAGGACTTCGAGCGCGGTGTTCGTGTCGAGCGCGCCGGTCGGTTCATCGGCGAACACCACCGCGGGCCGGGCCGCGAGCGCGCGGGCGATCGCGACGCGCTGCTGCTGGCCGCCGGAAAGCTCACCGGGGCGGTGCTTCACGCGCTGCGACAGCCCGACGCGCGCGATCACCTCGTTCACCCACGCCCGGTCCGGCTCGCGGCCGGCCAGCAGCGTCGGCAGGGTGACGTTCTGCTCGACGTTCAGCGCGGGCATCAGGTTGAAGGACTGGAAGACGAACGCGACGTGCTGGCGGCGCAGCACCGTCAGCTGGGTCTCGCTCTTGCCCTTCAGGTCGGCGCCGACCAGCCGGACGCTGCCGGAGGTCGGCTTGTCCAGGCCGGCCGCGCAATGCAGCAGCGTGCTCTTGCCGGACCCCGACGGGCCCATCACCGCGGTGAAGGAGCCGGCGGGGAAGCTGACGGAGACCCCGGCGAGGGCTGCCACCGCACTGTCGCCGGAGCCGTAGGTCTTGTGCACCGAGTCCAGCTGGACCGGGGACTCGAGAGAGGTAGTGGTGGTCACGTCGTTCACTCCGATCCTTCCCGGGCGCGCCGCGCCGGGTCGAGGTACCACCAGAGCAGCAGCACGACTCCCCCGATGCCGATCGTCCACAGCCAGAACGGTGACTTGAAGGTCATGTCGACCAGGCACATGATCAGCCAGATCACGAACTGGAGGCCGCCGACGACCGCCCACACGATCGTGATGATCCAGCGGGCGAGGCCAACCGAAGACCGGGCTTCGTCGATACTCTCCGGCATGAGGTCCCCCATATCGGGTTTGCAAGATAACTGTGTATGGCTTGCACAGTTTAGCGGTGACCGGCGCCCTTGGCTACCCCGGGCCCTATCCGCCCACCCCGGGCACCGAGCGCAGGCGGCGGTCCCATTCGCGGGCGGCCCACACGGCGGCCGCCAGCAGGCCGCCGCCGACCAGCACCCAGATGGGCCATGGGTCCCAGTCGCCGGTGATCAAGCCGATCATCAGCCAGATGACGATGTGGACGACGCTGATGAGCAGCCACAGCGCGGCCGCGATCCGCGGCGCCGCCTCGATCGCCGGGGGGATCACGTCGCCGGCCCGGCTTCCGACCGCGACGCGCAGCGCGGCGCGCGTGGTCGCGGTCTGGACCAGAGCCAGCCGCCGGGCCGCCTCGGCGACGCCGTACTCGCCTTCCGAGCGGGCGTGCTCGATCTCGGTGGCCGCCAGCTTCCGGTCCAGCTCGGTGACCCGGCCCGCGAACCGGTTGGTCGCGCTCACGCGCACTCGCCTCCCACTCGTTGCCCCTTGAGCGCGATCGCACTCACCGAAAGCTGCCCCGGCCGGCGACTCGAGTCTCCGAGACCGGCGCCCCGCGGCCGCGAGCCTTCGGCCAGGGCGCACGCCCCGGCCGGCCTGGATGCCGCCACGACCATTTCCCCCAGCCTCTCGACTTGATTAGTGTAGGGCTTGCACAGTTTACGTGAAGAACACTGCGGAGCGGAAGATGACGACCGAGCCTGATCCTGCCGACCTCCGGGAACTGCCTCCCGGCCTGGCGCCCGCCTGGGTCACCACGCCGCGACCCCGCCGTGGCCCCAAGCCCTCGCACAGCGTGGCGCAGATCGTCGCCGCCGCCGTCGAACTCGCCGACGCCGACGGGCTGGCGGCCGCGTCGCTGCCCAACATCGCCGCCTCGCTCGGGCTGACCACCAACGCGCTGTACCGCTACCTCGGCTCGAAGGACGAACTGCTGGTCCTCCTGGCGGACGCCGGTTTCGGGCCGCCCCCGGAGTCGCTGGGCGACCCTGGCTGGCGGGCCACCGCACGGGCCTGGACCCAGGCCACGCTGGACCGCTACCGCGCCCGCCCCTGGCTGCTGGACGTCCCGGCCCGCGGTGATGCCGTGACCCCGAACCTGCTGAGCTGGACGGAAATACTGCTGGCGGCGCTGTCCGCCGCCGGTCTGGCCGATGCGGACGCTCTCGGCTGCGCGCGGCTGGTGGCGGACTTCGCCCGCGGCACGGCCGAACGCCTCCGCGCCGGCACCGAACCGGACTCCGCCAGCTTCCCCGCGCACGCCGATGGCGTCCGCGCGTTCCTCCAGCCCCTGCTCGCCGACCGCGGCTACCCCCGCCTGGCCGCCCTCGCGAACCGGCGCGAGTACCCGGCGGGCACGGACGTCGACTTCGGCCTGGACCGCGTGCTGGACGGCATCGCCGCCCTCGTTGCTGGGGATCAAGCCGGGCATTGACCCGCCCGGCCTGTCTTCGCCGGTCGCGTATGGGATACGACGCCAAGAACGCGTGCCGGGCACGCCCACCCCTAACGGCCCTGGAACCGCGCCGGTAATCCGCCCCTATCCCCGGCGGCGCGCGGCGGCCAAGGTTCGCTTTAGACCGTCTTTAGGGGTTGTCGGTCGTCGCCATCGGATGACAGATTTTCGGCACGTCCGAAAGACTATTCACCGCCGTTATGCCGTGCTCGCCACTGCGTTCCTCGATGGCCGGTACGGGAATGGCTCGCCCATTGGACTAAGGCTGGGGATCGGTATGCACAGGAAGATACGCAAGCTCCTGGTCGTGGGAGCGCACGGCGACGACGAGACACTCGGCGCGGGCGGCACCATCGCCCGGCTCGCCGACGAGGGCGTGACGGTGTCGCTCTGCATCCTGACCAACGACGACGGCTCGCGGTCGCCGACCGGCGCCGGGATCGTCAACCGCACCGCCGCGATCGAGCTGGCCGCGAAGACGCTCGGCATCGAACGCCTGTGCATCAACGAGTTCGGGGACAACCGCCTCGACACCATCAGCCACCTCGAGCTCAACCGGGTCGTGGAGAACGAGGTCCGGGACTTCGAGCCCGACACGATCTTCACCACGAGCATGTGCGACCTGAGCACCGACCACTCGCTGGTCAGCCGCGCCGCGCGGGTGGCGGGCCGTCCGGGCAAGGGCAGCGTGCAGGAGGTGCGGACCTTCGAGATCCGCTCGGCCACCGACGTCGGCGAAGCGTCCGGGCTGCCGGTCGCCTTCCGCCCCAACTGCTGGCAGCGCCTCGACGAGACGCACGTCGAGCGCAAGATCGAAGCGCTGCGCGCGTACGGCAAAGAACTCGAGCCCTGGCCCCACCCGCGTAGCGAACGGGGCGTCCGCGCCCTGGCCGAATACCGCGGTTCGCAGATCTCCGCCGATCTCGCCGAAGCATTCGAGATCGTCCGGATCGTGCACTGAATTCTTCCCAAACCACTTCGAACCGGGCAAGAGACGGGTGAACCGGAATGACCAGTACTGTCGCTGAATACGAAACCACCGCCGAGCTGAACAAACTCACGTCGGTCGCTGTGATCGGGATGGGGTACGTCGGGCTGCCGACGGCGCTCGGCCTGCACGCCGGCGGCGTCGAGGTGATCGGCATCGACCTTTCGCAGAACCGCCTCGACGCGATCCGCTCGTGCGACGTCGACCTCATCGAGTCGGACCAGCGCCGCCTCGAGAAGGCCGTGCACCAGGAGGACTTCCAGCTCACCAGCGACTCCTCGCGCATGGCGGAGGCCGACGCGGTGCTGGTGTGCGTGCCGACCGGGCTCGACGAGTACCTGATGCCCGACCTCGGCCCGCTGGAGAGCGCGTGCGCGGCCTTGATCGCCAACGCCCGCGCCGGCCAGACGCTCATCCTCACCTCCACCAGCTACGTCGGCACGTCGGGGCGGCTGCTGGTGAAGCCGTTGGCTGCCAAGGGCTTCACGGTCGGGCGCGACATCTTCGTGGCGTCCAGCCCCGAGCGCATCGACCCCGGCAACGTCACGCACACCCAGGCGGAGACGCCGCGGGTGCTGGGCGGGGTCACGCCGGTCTGCACGGCGATGGCGCAGCGCGTGATCAACGTGCTCACGCCCGCCGTGCACTGCGTCAGCTCGCCGGAGGCGGCCGAGATGACCAAGCTGTTCGAGAACACGTTCCGCGCGGTGAACATCGCGCTGGCCAACGAGTTCGCGGAGATCAGCGACGGCTTCGCGATCGACCCCATCGAGGTGATCGACGCCGCGGCGAGCAAGCCCTACGGGTTCATGGCCTTCCATCCCGGCCCCGGCGTCGGCGGCCACTGCATCCCGTGCGACCCGCACTACCTGCTGTGGCAGCTGCGCGCGACGCAGAGCAACGCACCACTCGTGACGCAGGCCATGCACGCCATCGCGGAACGGCCGAAGCAGATCGTGGACCGCGTGCAGAACACGCTTTCCCACGACGGCAAGGGGATGGCGGGCGCGCGGATCCTCGTGGTCGGCGTGACCTACAAGCCCGGTGTGCAGGACGTGCGTTCGTCCTCGGCGCTCGACATCCTCGACCTGCTCGCCGCGAAGGGCGCGAAGGTCGGCTACTACGACCCGCTCGTTCCCAACGTACGAGTGACCGGGGGCTCCCTCGACGGCATCGTCGAGCCGAACGGCGGCGACTGGGATGTCGCCCTGATCCACACGATCCAGCCCGGCCACCCCTACGAGTGGCTCGCCCAATGCGGCACCGTGGTCGACGCCACCTACCGCTTCGACCGCGCGCTGTTCGCGAACTGAGAGGACTCCTGACGTGCGTTACTTGATCACCGGCGGGGCCGGGTTCATCGGCTCCCACCTCACCGAACATCTGCTGGCTCGCGGCGACGAGGTCGTCGCGCTCGACAACCTCAGCACCGGCACCCTCGACAACCTCGCCGGCGTGTCCGGGCACGCGGGTTTCCGCTTCGTCCGCGGCTCCGTAACCGACCCGGCCGCCGTGGAATCGTGCATGGCGGGCATCGACGCGGTGTTCCACCTCGCCGCGGCGGTGGGCGTGTTCACCATCCTCGACAAGACGATGGACAGCCTGCGCACCAACCTGCACGGCACGGAGAACATGCTCGACGCCGCGCTGCGCCACGACGTCCCGATCCTCGTGGCGTCCACGAGCGAGATCTACGGCAAGAACACCGCCAACGGCCTCACCGAGGACTCCGACCGCATCATCGGCTCGCCGCTCAAGAACCGCTGGTCGTATGCGGAGGCCAAGGCGCTCGACGAGACGTTCGCCTACCTCTACGCCAAGGAGCACGGCCTGCGCACGGTGATCGTCCGGCCGTTCAACACGGTCGGCCCCCGCCAGACCGGCCGCTACGGCATGGTCATCCCGCGCTTCGTGAAGCAGGCACTGGCCGGCGAGCCGATCACGGTGTTCGGCGACGGCCAGCAGACGCGCTGCTTCTGCCATGTCCACGACGTCGTGCCCGCGCTGGTGGCGCTGCTGGCGGACGAAACGGCCCACAGCAAGGTCTTCAACCTCGGCAGCACCGAGCAGACGACCATCTCCCAGCTCGCCGAGCGCGTGATCTCCGCGACGGGTTCGTCGAGCACCATCGCGAAGGTGCCGTACGAGGAGGCCTACGGCGACGGCTACGAGGACATGCAGCGCCGCATCCCCGACTGCACCCGGGCGAACCAGCAGATCGGCTTCGCGCCCACCCGCACCCTGGACGACATCATCGCCGCGGTCGTCGCCGACCGCCGCGGTTCCTGATGCCGTTGGGGCCGCCCTGATCCGGAAACCGAAGGCGGGCGGGCGGAGGTGGTCGCGTTTCTCGCGCTCGTCGCTGATGCGGGTGTTGCCGCGGAATGAGGCGTGGGGCCGCTGGTAGAACTGGATTTGCGAAGATCGAATCCTGAACTCCAGAGGCCCCACGTGATTTCCTACGGTGCCACGCTCGACGTGACACGCGAGCTGGCCCTGTTCGTCGCCGATGTGCTGCGTGCCGAACGCCGCCGCCGGGGCGACACCCACGTGATCCTCGACAGCACCCTCATCGCCTGCGACCGCGGCGCCCGCAACCACGACCCAGGCCGTGACCGCGGGCGGCGGACAGGTCGTTGCGAGAGACGGGCAGGACCGTGTGCCGCGGCCATTCGCACAACCTCGCTGGCCAGCCCTACGACGAATCACCCTCTGCCCCCACCGGATCGGCACCATCGTCCAAGCAGCCTTCGTCGGCGCTGTTGGCTGCGCCGGAGGCGGAGCAACCAGGTGAGAAAGCAGTATCACGCGATGCTGGCCCAGCCTCCGGGTTGCTCGCTATGTGCCGGGGTCAGGCGGCTGCCTCGCGCCCGGCCTCGCCTGCGGCGTCTCTCACCCGGCTCTCGTGCAGTGGCGGTGGTTTTGTCGCGTACACCCGACCCGTCGGTGTGGTGATCGTGCCGTCACCGCCGGGCGCCGTGGTGCAGGTCCAGTCGGGTTCGTCTTTGAGGCGGTGGTGTCGTCGGCAGCGCGGGCCGAGGTTGTCTTCGGCGGTGTGGCCGCCTTGTGCGAAGTCGCGTGTGTGGTCGATGTCGCTGTACTGCGACGGACGACGACAGCCCGGGTGCTGACATACCCGGTCCCGCACCTGCACCAGGTCGGCGAGCGCGGCTGGTGGCCGGTAGCGGGTGCGGCCGACACTGAGGACCTGCCCGGTGTCGGGCTCGGTGATGATCCGCCGCCACACCGAATTCGAGTCCGCCGCAAGCGCCCGCGCCAGCCACGCCGGAACCGTGCCACAACCCGACAACTCGGCGGGCTCCTCGTTCAACCCGGCCAGCGTCAAAAGGTCTACATAGACATAGACAACGGGCTTGATGCCACTGTCACCCGGTGACCGGTTCAGCAGCCGATCAGCCAGGACATCCGCGCGCAACTGCTCCAACGTCCTGGCCTCGCCTCCGCAGCGGAGCTTCCGTGCTTGGTGGTCGAGGGAGGTGTAGATCGCCGATGCTTGTTCCACGGGGAGATCGCACAGCAGGGTGGACATGGTCTCGTCTTGATGAATCAGGCAGATGTTACGGTCG
This genomic interval carries:
- a CDS encoding HNH endonuclease signature motif containing protein, producing MAQLEAEQVADVALFAATGGSVRSVVAELALELSVTERRAGADVALAQALTTRLPETFAAFRRGEIDSFKARMVFEPTIALSDDIACQVDAIVATRLTGKNPSSLRAAVNRVVQKVDAEGYERRSRARRRDRNICLIHQDETMSTLLCDLPVEQASAIYTSLDHQARKLRCGGEARTLEQLRADVLADRLLNRSPGDSGIKPVVYVYVDLLTLAGLNEEPAELSGCGTVPAWLARALAADSNSVWRRIITEPDTGQVLSVGRTRYRPPAALADLVQVRDRVCQHPGCRRPSQYSDIDHTRDFAQGGHTAEDNLGPRCRRHHRLKDEPDWTCTTAPGGDGTITTPTGRVYATKPPPLHESRVRDAAGEAGREAAA
- a CDS encoding PIG-L deacetylase family protein, encoding MHRKIRKLLVVGAHGDDETLGAGGTIARLADEGVTVSLCILTNDDGSRSPTGAGIVNRTAAIELAAKTLGIERLCINEFGDNRLDTISHLELNRVVENEVRDFEPDTIFTTSMCDLSTDHSLVSRAARVAGRPGKGSVQEVRTFEIRSATDVGEASGLPVAFRPNCWQRLDETHVERKIEALRAYGKELEPWPHPRSERGVRALAEYRGSQISADLAEAFEIVRIVH
- a CDS encoding TetR/AcrR family transcriptional regulator produces the protein MTTEPDPADLRELPPGLAPAWVTTPRPRRGPKPSHSVAQIVAAAVELADADGLAAASLPNIAASLGLTTNALYRYLGSKDELLVLLADAGFGPPPESLGDPGWRATARAWTQATLDRYRARPWLLDVPARGDAVTPNLLSWTEILLAALSAAGLADADALGCARLVADFARGTAERLRAGTEPDSASFPAHADGVRAFLQPLLADRGYPRLAALANRREYPAGTDVDFGLDRVLDGIAALVAGDQAGH
- a CDS encoding NAD-dependent epimerase/dehydratase family protein, which codes for MRYLITGGAGFIGSHLTEHLLARGDEVVALDNLSTGTLDNLAGVSGHAGFRFVRGSVTDPAAVESCMAGIDAVFHLAAAVGVFTILDKTMDSLRTNLHGTENMLDAALRHDVPILVASTSEIYGKNTANGLTEDSDRIIGSPLKNRWSYAEAKALDETFAYLYAKEHGLRTVIVRPFNTVGPRQTGRYGMVIPRFVKQALAGEPITVFGDGQQTRCFCHVHDVVPALVALLADETAHSKVFNLGSTEQTTISQLAERVISATGSSSTIAKVPYEEAYGDGYEDMQRRIPDCTRANQQIGFAPTRTLDDIIAAVVADRRGS
- a CDS encoding nucleotide sugar dehydrogenase, with translation MTSTVAEYETTAELNKLTSVAVIGMGYVGLPTALGLHAGGVEVIGIDLSQNRLDAIRSCDVDLIESDQRRLEKAVHQEDFQLTSDSSRMAEADAVLVCVPTGLDEYLMPDLGPLESACAALIANARAGQTLILTSTSYVGTSGRLLVKPLAAKGFTVGRDIFVASSPERIDPGNVTHTQAETPRVLGGVTPVCTAMAQRVINVLTPAVHCVSSPEAAEMTKLFENTFRAVNIALANEFAEISDGFAIDPIEVIDAAASKPYGFMAFHPGPGVGGHCIPCDPHYLLWQLRATQSNAPLVTQAMHAIAERPKQIVDRVQNTLSHDGKGMAGARILVVGVTYKPGVQDVRSSSALDILDLLAAKGAKVGYYDPLVPNVRVTGGSLDGIVEPNGGDWDVALIHTIQPGHPYEWLAQCGTVVDATYRFDRALFAN
- a CDS encoding ABC transporter ATP-binding protein, producing MNDVTTTTSLESPVQLDSVHKTYGSGDSAVAALAGVSVSFPAGSFTAVMGPSGSGKSTLLHCAAGLDKPTSGSVRLVGADLKGKSETQLTVLRRQHVAFVFQSFNLMPALNVEQNVTLPTLLAGREPDRAWVNEVIARVGLSQRVKHRPGELSGGQQQRVAIARALAARPAVVFADEPTGALDTNTALEVLNLMRELVRAGQTIVMVTHDPVAASFADNVLFLVDGQVVTQLASPGVEAVASMLAQLGARAKARRQP